In Mesorhizobium sp. 113-3-3, a genomic segment contains:
- a CDS encoding sensor domain-containing protein: MSITMDHLRAVSHNQLSAVFEDLADHALVGMTIVLDARFLYANQKCCELFGYLEEEFIQLSPFDLVVDTDREMVRNRMNERLCRETTTSEYSFRGVRKDGSIIDLEVRGTTIAIDGRPALATSFVEMTDTRRAIQEREHQRTMAAHIARERDTAQRYLDVAGVMMMVFAADETISLVNRQGCEVLGYRAADELLGRNWIDVFIPAPKRLEMRAAFHSFLDGTTPAVEHFQNEIVTKSGEERIISWHNQRLFDDSGKATGILSSGEDITERCRSEESLRSSELRFRQIAENLSEVFWITNADKTKVEYISPAYETVWGRTVEEVYERPVAYLEAIVPEDREATERRVKQQAEVGYDVEYRITRPDGATRWIHDRSVAIRDEADCVYRLIGVAEDITERKAAENRLFELAHFDQLTGITNRLYFGQIVDAAIRRKAAGAVILLDLDGFKKVNDSAGHAVGDLLLRATAKRLAEVTPPDATVSRWGGDEFAVFVPEGSTTGSLAEFIGRIREVCAEPFFLPRRKVFLTASIGIARSPDHGSSAAELMAHADLAMYRAKAELPGTERFFTPGMKEEVQREIDLEAELRRAFANAEFELHYQPQVDLATGSLVGAEALLRWRHPERGLLQPAEFLSVLEPSPVAAAVGDWTIATASAVAARLHRAGRPLRIGVNLFSAQMKAGGLTKTIARQLQENELPPELLEIEITEKIILNQDPATLVTLTKIRELGVGLAFDDYGTGYASLSMLTEYPLTRLKIDRAFVDRMATSVGDAAIVKAIVGLALGFGLKLVAEGIECEEQAATLRLLGCHEGQGYLFGRAMPINELLMAVERAAGCTPSPGFVPAA; the protein is encoded by the coding sequence ATGAGTATCACGATGGATCACCTCCGGGCCGTTTCTCACAATCAGCTTTCGGCTGTCTTTGAAGACTTGGCCGACCACGCGTTGGTCGGCATGACGATCGTGCTCGACGCCCGGTTTCTCTACGCCAACCAGAAATGCTGCGAGCTGTTCGGCTACTTAGAAGAAGAATTCATCCAGCTCTCCCCCTTCGACCTCGTCGTCGATACCGATAGGGAGATGGTTCGGAACCGGATGAACGAGCGCCTCTGCCGCGAGACAACTACCTCGGAATATTCGTTTCGCGGCGTTCGGAAAGACGGCTCGATCATCGATCTGGAGGTGCGGGGAACGACAATCGCCATCGACGGCCGGCCGGCCCTCGCCACCTCTTTTGTCGAGATGACCGACACACGCCGGGCGATCCAGGAGCGTGAACACCAGCGGACGATGGCCGCCCACATCGCCCGCGAACGGGACACCGCCCAGCGATATCTCGATGTAGCTGGCGTAATGATGATGGTCTTCGCGGCCGACGAGACGATTTCGCTCGTCAACCGGCAGGGGTGCGAGGTGCTCGGCTATCGAGCCGCCGACGAACTCCTCGGCCGGAACTGGATCGACGTGTTCATCCCCGCGCCGAAGCGATTAGAGATGCGAGCCGCATTCCATTCGTTTCTCGATGGCACCACGCCGGCTGTCGAGCATTTCCAGAATGAGATCGTTACCAAGAGCGGGGAAGAGCGGATCATCAGCTGGCACAATCAGCGCCTTTTCGATGACAGCGGTAAGGCCACTGGCATCCTCAGCTCCGGCGAAGACATCACCGAACGGTGCCGGTCCGAGGAGTCACTTCGAAGCAGCGAGTTGCGCTTCCGCCAGATCGCAGAGAACCTTAGCGAGGTCTTCTGGATCACGAATGCGGACAAGACGAAGGTCGAATATATCAGCCCCGCCTATGAGACCGTTTGGGGGCGGACCGTTGAGGAGGTCTACGAGCGGCCAGTCGCGTACCTCGAAGCGATCGTGCCCGAGGACCGCGAGGCAACGGAAAGGCGGGTTAAGCAGCAGGCCGAGGTCGGCTACGATGTCGAATACAGGATCACACGGCCTGATGGCGCGACTCGCTGGATTCACGACCGAAGCGTTGCGATCAGGGACGAAGCAGACTGCGTCTACCGACTGATCGGCGTCGCCGAGGACATCACGGAGCGCAAAGCTGCCGAGAACCGCCTTTTCGAACTCGCCCATTTCGACCAGCTCACCGGCATTACTAATCGGCTGTATTTCGGCCAGATCGTCGATGCGGCAATTAGACGGAAGGCGGCTGGAGCGGTGATCCTCCTTGACCTTGACGGGTTTAAGAAGGTCAATGACTCCGCCGGCCACGCTGTCGGCGACCTGCTGCTCCGCGCGACGGCGAAAAGGCTGGCAGAGGTGACCCCTCCGGACGCGACCGTCTCTCGTTGGGGTGGTGACGAGTTCGCTGTCTTCGTACCTGAGGGATCCACGACGGGTTCGCTCGCTGAATTCATCGGCCGGATCCGGGAAGTGTGCGCCGAGCCTTTTTTCCTGCCGAGGCGAAAGGTGTTCCTGACGGCAAGCATCGGTATCGCACGGTCCCCGGACCACGGAAGTTCGGCTGCGGAACTAATGGCCCACGCCGATCTCGCAATGTATCGGGCGAAGGCGGAGCTGCCGGGAACGGAGAGATTCTTCACCCCCGGAATGAAAGAAGAAGTTCAGCGGGAAATCGACCTCGAGGCCGAGCTACGCCGAGCCTTCGCCAATGCCGAGTTCGAGCTGCACTACCAGCCACAGGTCGACCTCGCCACCGGCTCCTTGGTCGGTGCCGAGGCACTCCTGCGCTGGCGGCATCCAGAAAGGGGACTTCTGCAGCCGGCGGAATTTCTCTCCGTCCTGGAGCCGAGTCCGGTGGCGGCGGCGGTCGGTGACTGGACGATCGCCACCGCGTCAGCAGTTGCGGCGCGGCTCCATCGCGCCGGTCGCCCCCTGCGTATCGGCGTCAATCTATTCTCGGCCCAGATGAAGGCCGGAGGTTTGACAAAGACGATCGCGAGGCAGCTCCAGGAAAACGAGCTGCCTCCAGAACTGCTGGAGATCGAGATCACCGAGAAGATAATCCTTAACCAAGACCCGGCGACGCTCGTGACGCTAACTAAGATTCGTGAACTTGGCGTCGGCTTGGCCTTCGACGACTATGGCACCGGCTATGCCTCGCTTAGCATGCTCACCGAGTACCCCCTTACGCGCCTGAAGATCGACCGCGCCTTTGTCGACCGAATGGCGACCAGCGTCGGCGACGCAGCCATCGTCAAGGCAATCGTTGGCCTGGCTCTGGGCTTTGGGCTCAAACTTGTCGCCGAGGGAATTGAGTGCGAAGAGCAGGCAGCGACCCTTCGTCTTCTCGGCTGTCACGAAGGCCAAGGCTACCTGTTTGGCCGGGCTATGCCCATCAACGAACTGCTGATGGCGGTTGAGCGGGCGGCGGGCTGCACCCCATCACCGGGGTTTGTACCGGCGGCATAG
- a CDS encoding response regulator transcription factor → MGADRCIYIVDDDQAIRRSLERLLDAIGFNVVSYASPKAFLGVAGDLAAGCVLLDLRMPEMDGFEVQARLQLKNPDLPVIVITAQGDVQTAVRAMKAGAVDFIEKPYSHDALVAAIESALKTGTAKGRTDEIAGAKALIDTLSPRERQVLEALVAGQPNKIIAFDLGISVRTVEVHRSRMMDRLGVHQLGQAVRLSVLASLAEAR, encoded by the coding sequence ATGGGCGCCGACCGATGCATTTATATTGTTGATGACGACCAAGCGATCCGCCGGTCGTTGGAGCGGCTACTGGACGCGATCGGTTTCAATGTGGTGTCGTATGCCTCGCCGAAGGCATTCCTCGGCGTCGCGGGCGACTTGGCCGCGGGCTGCGTTCTGCTGGATCTTCGCATGCCGGAGATGGACGGCTTTGAGGTTCAGGCTCGCCTTCAGCTGAAAAACCCGGACTTGCCGGTTATTGTGATAACGGCTCAAGGCGACGTACAGACCGCGGTCCGAGCGATGAAGGCAGGAGCTGTGGACTTCATTGAAAAGCCATATAGCCACGACGCCTTGGTAGCGGCGATTGAGTCCGCGCTGAAGACCGGCACGGCGAAGGGTCGAACCGATGAAATTGCTGGTGCGAAAGCGCTGATCGATACGCTCAGTCCACGCGAGCGCCAGGTTCTCGAGGCGCTGGTAGCCGGGCAGCCAAACAAGATCATTGCCTTCGATCTCGGTATCAGTGTGCGCACTGTCGAGGTTCATCGCTCGCGTATGATGGACCGCCTAGGCGTGCACCAGCTGGGCCAAGCGGTCAGGCTTTCTGTTCTCGCGAGCCTCGCAGAGGCTAGGTGA
- a CDS encoding sensor histidine kinase — translation MPWVDELSEPQELRHCIRDLVALSTLPAIWKDYNLWQIADSVAAGLISMLNADVIYVSAPRVPDEAAVDVMRTSQAVSAGSPGRIERIIRAAWLDSREQTFAIDNPFGKGALQIAAVPMGFGGDAGIIAGSVNPKFPSETHRLVLGIAASHATLAMQRWHAEAQHRRLVSLIERSSELVGFARLDGTPQYLNKAGCELLGLSGIEEVERLNIVDFLAPDERTRAHRELIPLVMGTGRWLGELNLRHFKTGEDIPFLVDWFRIDDLRTGRPMNMATVSRDLRGQKQLEESLRRLNESLEQRVAERTSELADALQRLTLEAEERMQADVRSQELQLELLHASRLSAAGQMAGALAHELNQPLTAFTNSVNAGRLMIASGAHSVDTVRDVLDEAADQALRAGEIIRRLRQFVLRGETEMRIEKLPDLIREASALASAGTGAHGVRVRLSFDPRAEAVFGNRIQLQQVLLNLIRNAHEAMAETERRELDVATARLDDGLIEIAVADRGSGLPDYIADHLFEPFHTTKSNGMGLGLSICRSIVEAHGGKLRYEPNCGGGAIFRVTLPVPLER, via the coding sequence ATGCCTTGGGTCGATGAGCTTTCTGAGCCGCAAGAGCTCAGGCACTGCATCCGCGATCTTGTCGCGCTTTCGACGCTGCCAGCAATCTGGAAAGACTACAATTTGTGGCAAATCGCCGACAGTGTGGCGGCAGGATTGATTTCGATGCTCAATGCAGACGTCATTTACGTGTCTGCACCGAGGGTGCCAGACGAAGCTGCGGTCGACGTGATGCGCACGAGCCAGGCGGTATCCGCTGGATCCCCTGGTCGCATCGAACGCATCATTCGTGCTGCGTGGCTCGATAGCCGCGAGCAGACATTCGCGATCGACAACCCGTTTGGGAAGGGAGCGTTACAGATCGCTGCCGTACCAATGGGCTTTGGCGGCGACGCCGGAATTATCGCAGGTTCCGTCAACCCGAAATTTCCAAGCGAGACGCATCGACTGGTTCTTGGAATTGCGGCGAGCCACGCAACGCTCGCCATGCAACGCTGGCACGCGGAGGCCCAGCACCGGCGTCTGGTGAGCCTGATAGAGCGCTCGTCCGAGCTCGTTGGTTTCGCCCGATTAGACGGCACGCCGCAATATCTCAACAAGGCTGGCTGCGAGCTACTAGGGCTTTCCGGCATTGAGGAGGTGGAGCGGCTTAACATCGTCGATTTCCTGGCTCCCGATGAGCGGACCCGGGCGCATCGCGAGTTGATCCCACTGGTAATGGGGACCGGACGCTGGCTCGGCGAGCTCAATCTGCGACACTTCAAAACTGGAGAAGACATTCCGTTCCTCGTCGATTGGTTCCGCATCGACGACTTGCGCACGGGTCGCCCTATGAACATGGCGACCGTCAGCCGCGATCTGAGGGGGCAGAAACAACTTGAAGAGAGCCTTCGACGCCTCAACGAATCGCTGGAGCAGCGGGTGGCAGAACGCACATCGGAATTGGCGGACGCGCTCCAGCGGCTGACGCTCGAAGCCGAGGAGCGCATGCAAGCGGATGTCCGATCGCAAGAGCTGCAACTCGAGCTGCTTCATGCGTCGCGGCTGAGCGCAGCGGGTCAGATGGCTGGCGCGTTGGCGCATGAATTGAACCAACCGCTGACCGCGTTCACGAATTCGGTCAACGCTGGGCGCCTGATGATCGCAAGCGGCGCGCATAGCGTCGACACCGTACGCGATGTTCTCGACGAAGCCGCCGACCAGGCGCTCCGCGCCGGCGAGATCATTCGGCGTCTGCGACAGTTCGTTTTGCGTGGCGAGACGGAAATGCGGATCGAAAAACTGCCCGACTTGATCCGCGAGGCCAGTGCTCTTGCCTCCGCGGGAACCGGAGCGCACGGCGTGCGGGTCCGGCTGAGCTTCGATCCGCGCGCCGAAGCGGTGTTTGGGAACCGAATTCAACTGCAGCAGGTCTTGCTCAACCTGATACGCAATGCGCATGAGGCGATGGCAGAGACTGAGCGGCGCGAATTGGACGTGGCCACCGCGCGGCTCGATGACGGGTTGATTGAGATCGCTGTAGCCGATCGTGGTTCGGGCCTGCCGGACTATATTGCCGACCACCTCTTCGAGCCATTTCACACCACAAAAAGCAATGGCATGGGATTAGGCCTCTCGATCTGCCGCTCGATTGTGGAGGCCCACGGCGGCAAGCTGCGATATGAGCCAAATTGCGGCGGTGGAGCAATCTTTCGCGTGACGCTGCCTGTCCCGTTGGAGCGATGA
- a CDS encoding GAF domain-containing protein, whose protein sequence is MAKLTEPLDATTGQQIDAILLGLRDSPDVGAGLLQALDIAIDMIGADMGTLQRFDARTDCLTIVASRGFSSEALSFFGTVRRDTNTTCAVALMRRMRVFVEDVTTSYLFVGTRELDMLRAGGIAAAQSTPLISSHGRLWGVLTTHFRKPQTKREFDHAPLDRLAAQIADSLEQREGLVSSRRFHGRQFPKDSQPRD, encoded by the coding sequence ATGGCAAAACTCACAGAACCGCTCGACGCCACAACTGGGCAACAAATTGACGCTATCCTGCTGGGGCTAAGAGATTCCCCGGATGTCGGCGCGGGCCTGCTGCAGGCTCTCGATATCGCGATCGACATGATCGGCGCGGACATGGGCACGCTGCAGCGCTTCGACGCAAGAACCGACTGCCTGACAATTGTTGCCAGCCGCGGGTTCTCAAGCGAAGCCCTGAGCTTTTTCGGCACCGTGCGTCGCGATACCAACACCACTTGTGCTGTCGCGCTGATGCGGCGCATGCGTGTGTTCGTCGAAGATGTGACGACGAGCTACCTCTTTGTGGGCACGCGCGAGCTCGATATGTTGCGTGCCGGCGGCATTGCGGCGGCACAGTCGACGCCGCTGATCAGCAGCCACGGCCGCCTCTGGGGAGTATTAACAACGCACTTTCGCAAACCGCAGACAAAGCGCGAGTTCGATCATGCTCCGCTGGACAGGCTCGCCGCCCAGATCGCGGACAGCCTGGAGCAACGAGAGGGCCTGGTGTCGAGCCGGCGCTTTCACGGCAGGCAATTCCCAAAGGACTCTCAACCGCGAGACTGA
- a CDS encoding MEDS domain-containing protein, translating into MKSTTQPIPFGGSMLREHRHVCAFFNSAAEEYDTLLPFICDGINCGQRAYHVLPDRHKEDHFQRLRNAGIDVEKAMKSRQLEVALPEDTYLETGRFNKDAMLVLIQEGLKAGSELGFPLTRMIAHAEAAVDDWKSSNEWVEYEMRLNSVLPNYDDPVICTFDANLLTAPHAIDILRTHPMVIIGGVLVENSFFTRPQDFIREVQSRTEPRRSYMG; encoded by the coding sequence ATGAAATCAACGACCCAGCCTATTCCTTTTGGCGGATCCATGTTGCGTGAGCACAGGCATGTCTGCGCATTCTTCAATTCGGCGGCGGAGGAGTACGACACGTTGCTGCCGTTCATCTGCGACGGCATCAACTGCGGCCAGCGCGCCTATCATGTCCTCCCTGATAGGCACAAGGAGGATCACTTCCAGAGGTTGCGCAACGCCGGCATCGACGTCGAGAAGGCGATGAAAAGCCGCCAACTCGAAGTCGCGTTACCGGAGGACACCTATCTCGAGACCGGACGCTTCAACAAGGACGCGATGCTCGTCCTCATCCAAGAGGGCTTGAAGGCCGGCTCCGAGCTCGGCTTCCCTTTGACGCGGATGATCGCGCATGCCGAAGCGGCCGTAGACGACTGGAAGAGCAGCAATGAATGGGTTGAATACGAGATGCGACTCAATAGCGTGCTGCCGAACTACGACGACCCGGTAATTTGCACCTTCGACGCCAATCTGCTCACGGCGCCGCATGCCATCGATATTCTTCGCACGCATCCGATGGTCATCATCGGGGGCGTTCTGGTCGAGAATAGCTTCTTTACGCGCCCGCAGGACTTCATCCGCGAGGTGCAGTCGCGAACCGAACCAAGGCGATCCTATATGGGATAG
- a CDS encoding excinuclease ABC subunit UvrA, with protein MLEINKPPFQAAAEERPHGFVRVRGAREHNLKNIDLVIPRDALVVFTGVSGSGKSSLAFGTLYAEAQRRYLESVSPYARRLFHQMAVPEVDEIDGLPPAVALQQQRGSPSTRSSVGSVTTLSNLLRMLYSRAGDYPRHQAHLDAEAFSPNTPAGACPQCHGLGRVYEATERSMVPDDSKSIRERAIAAWPPAWHGGNLRDMLTSLGYDVDRPWRELPKEARDWILYTDEQPVVPVYIGYDRDEARRAIRRKEEPSYRGNFSSARRYVLNTFATTESASIKKRVARYMVSTECPLCDGKRLRREALSVKFAGFDIADISGIPLARLADLLRPYAEATAATLTKLKTRHPEKALVVQRIAEDLSGRLTVLLDLGLGYLSLERSTPTLSPGELQRLRLATQVRSNLFGVVYVLDEPSAGLHPADTEALLTALDRLKLSGNSLFVVEHDIDVIRHADWIVDVGPGAGDLGGHVLYSGPLQGFEQAEQSQTRRYLFGDTIVSDRTPRPPKGWLRLRGVSRNNIHGLDVDFPLGGFTTVTGVSGSGKSSLVSQVLVELIAKQLGHPIPSIDDEGDELERTVVTTRGGRIAGGAQDVKRLVVVDQKAIGRTPRSNLATYTGLFDHVRKIFAATKSARARHYNAGRFSFNVAKGRCETCEGEGFVCVELLFLPSVYAPCPSCHGARFNPQTLEIEYRNKNIAAVLGMTVDDAFAFFTEEPKVRRSLEVLRQVGLGYLRLGQPATELSGGEAQRIKLASELQRPQRGDTLYILDEPTTGLHPADVERLIAQLDGLVESGNTVIVVEHDMRVAAGSDWVMDIGPGAGDEGGRVVAFGRPAEVAGSSISRTAPYLSRFRARLAPNRLEALR; from the coding sequence ATGCTGGAAATCAACAAGCCTCCATTTCAAGCAGCGGCAGAAGAGCGTCCGCACGGCTTCGTCCGCGTGCGTGGAGCACGCGAGCATAATTTGAAGAACATCGATCTCGTCATTCCCCGCGATGCCCTTGTGGTGTTTACCGGCGTCTCCGGCTCTGGAAAGTCGTCGCTGGCCTTCGGCACGCTCTACGCGGAGGCGCAGCGGCGCTATCTCGAATCTGTGTCGCCCTATGCGCGGCGCTTGTTTCATCAGATGGCGGTTCCCGAGGTCGACGAAATCGATGGTCTGCCGCCGGCCGTGGCCTTGCAGCAGCAGCGCGGCTCGCCTTCTACGCGCTCTTCCGTCGGCAGCGTGACGACGCTGTCCAACCTCCTTCGGATGCTGTACTCGCGCGCCGGCGACTATCCACGGCACCAAGCGCATCTCGATGCCGAGGCCTTCTCGCCCAACACGCCGGCGGGAGCCTGTCCCCAATGCCATGGGCTCGGTCGGGTCTACGAGGCGACCGAACGCTCGATGGTGCCGGATGATTCCAAAAGCATTCGCGAGCGCGCCATTGCCGCCTGGCCGCCTGCTTGGCATGGCGGCAACCTGCGCGACATGCTGACTAGTCTAGGCTACGACGTCGATCGCCCCTGGCGAGAGCTGCCGAAAGAAGCCCGCGACTGGATCCTGTACACCGACGAGCAGCCGGTGGTCCCGGTCTATATCGGGTATGACCGGGACGAGGCGCGACGCGCGATCAGGCGCAAGGAGGAGCCGAGTTACCGCGGCAATTTCTCCAGCGCCAGGCGATATGTGCTGAACACCTTTGCCACCACTGAAAGCGCGTCGATCAAGAAGCGGGTGGCACGCTACATGGTGAGCACCGAGTGCCCGCTCTGTGACGGCAAGCGGCTTCGCCGCGAAGCGCTGTCCGTCAAGTTCGCCGGTTTCGATATTGCCGATATATCGGGGATCCCGCTGGCAAGGCTCGCTGATCTCTTGCGCCCCTATGCGGAAGCCACCGCTGCCACCTTGACCAAGCTTAAGACGCGGCATCCGGAGAAGGCGTTGGTAGTGCAGCGGATCGCCGAGGACCTCAGCGGCCGGCTGACGGTTCTGCTCGACCTCGGGCTTGGCTATCTTTCACTGGAGCGAAGCACCCCGACGCTGTCACCGGGGGAACTTCAGCGCCTGCGACTTGCAACCCAAGTGCGTTCCAATCTGTTCGGCGTCGTCTATGTGCTAGATGAGCCCTCCGCCGGACTTCATCCTGCGGATACGGAGGCGCTGTTGACGGCGCTCGACCGATTGAAACTCTCAGGCAATTCGCTGTTTGTGGTCGAACACGATATCGATGTGATCCGCCATGCGGATTGGATCGTCGACGTCGGCCCAGGTGCCGGCGATCTAGGCGGCCATGTGCTCTACAGCGGTCCGCTGCAAGGGTTCGAGCAGGCAGAGCAATCGCAGACCCGCCGGTACCTGTTCGGCGACACGATCGTGTCAGATCGAACGCCGCGCCCGCCCAAGGGCTGGTTGCGGCTGCGCGGGGTCAGCCGGAATAACATCCATGGGCTTGATGTCGATTTTCCGCTGGGAGGATTTACCACCGTGACTGGCGTTTCCGGTTCGGGCAAGTCGAGCTTGGTGAGCCAGGTCCTGGTGGAATTGATTGCAAAGCAGCTCGGCCATCCCATCCCCTCGATCGATGATGAGGGCGACGAACTCGAGCGGACCGTAGTGACGACACGGGGCGGTCGGATCGCGGGCGGGGCGCAGGACGTCAAGCGCCTGGTGGTCGTCGACCAGAAAGCGATCGGACGCACACCACGGTCCAATCTCGCCACGTATACGGGGCTGTTCGACCACGTTCGCAAAATTTTCGCGGCCACCAAGTCGGCGCGCGCCCGCCACTATAACGCTGGACGCTTTTCCTTCAATGTTGCCAAGGGCCGCTGCGAGACCTGTGAGGGCGAAGGCTTTGTTTGCGTCGAACTGCTGTTCCTGCCCAGCGTCTATGCGCCATGTCCAAGTTGTCATGGCGCGCGCTTCAATCCGCAAACCCTGGAGATAGAATACCGCAACAAGAACATCGCCGCGGTCCTGGGAATGACGGTCGATGACGCCTTCGCCTTTTTTACCGAGGAGCCGAAGGTGCGCCGATCCCTCGAAGTGCTGCGGCAGGTTGGCCTCGGCTATCTGCGGCTTGGCCAGCCGGCGACGGAGCTTTCCGGCGGTGAGGCCCAGCGGATCAAGCTTGCCTCCGAGCTCCAGCGGCCGCAGCGCGGCGATACGCTCTACATCCTTGACGAGCCCACCACGGGACTACACCCGGCTGACGTCGAGAGGCTCATCGCGCAACTCGATGGGCTTGTCGAATCCGGCAATACCGTCATCGTGGTGGAGCACGACATGCGTGTCGCCGCCGGCAGCGACTGGGTCATGGACATTGGCCCTGGGGCAGGTGACGAAGGCGGTCGTGTGGTCGCGTTCGGCAGGCCAGCCGAGGTCGCGGGATCGTCCATAAGCCGCACGGCGCCATATCTGTCGCGGTTCAGGGCTCGGCTCGCGCCCAATCGCCTTGAAGCACTTCGGTAG
- a CDS encoding FAD-dependent oxidoreductase, whose product MPKIDPSNERMFPKFSAAEIDRLCRFGHHQRYSKGQPLFVTGEIAPGMFVLKSGRAQVTRRDLLGHLTPIVEVTAGDFVAEVEQLSGRPALVDVHAVDDIEAILIRAEDLRRVMIAEPEIGDRIMRALILRRISLIEAGAGGPVLIGPEDAPDVVRLQGFLARNAYPFEVLDPASDRDAADLVNKYAPDASDLPLAVCPKGTILKNPSESDLARALGMVRRDGRDRTYDVAIVGAGPAGLATAVYAASEGLSIVVFDAHAFGGQAGASARIENYLGFPTGISGRDLTGRAYVQAQKFGAEMAIPSGIARLDCGQNPLMLELADGDRTKVSSVVIASGARYRRLDVPNLSEFEGRGVWYWASPIEARLCQREEIVLVGGGNSAGQAAVFLRDYAAKIWLVVRGPSLSESMSQYLIDRIYATSTIEVVTNTEVVALSGSPQGQLQRIRWRNRVSGEETDRSTRHLFLFIGAEPESGWLHGCVSLDAKGFVQTGASVPQATRSAIDGAEPLSLQSSIPGVFAVGDVRSGSVKRVGAAIGEGAEVVAQLHTYLASIAKGAAVHAPSATELPPVSSPSTR is encoded by the coding sequence ATGCCGAAGATCGATCCGAGCAATGAGAGGATGTTTCCGAAATTCTCGGCGGCGGAAATCGATCGGCTTTGTCGCTTCGGCCACCACCAGCGTTACAGCAAGGGCCAGCCGCTATTCGTGACGGGAGAGATCGCGCCTGGTATGTTTGTGCTCAAGAGCGGTCGCGCCCAGGTCACGCGGCGCGACCTGCTGGGACATCTCACTCCGATCGTGGAAGTGACTGCAGGCGATTTCGTCGCCGAAGTGGAACAGCTTTCCGGTCGGCCGGCGCTGGTCGACGTTCACGCGGTCGACGATATCGAGGCCATTCTCATTCGGGCTGAGGACCTGCGCAGGGTCATGATCGCGGAGCCCGAGATTGGCGACCGCATCATGCGCGCGTTGATTCTGCGACGCATCTCCCTGATTGAAGCGGGCGCCGGCGGACCGGTGCTTATCGGGCCCGAGGACGCTCCCGATGTCGTGCGGCTGCAAGGCTTCCTCGCCCGGAACGCCTATCCATTTGAGGTGCTCGATCCTGCGAGTGATCGCGATGCCGCGGATCTCGTCAACAAATATGCGCCGGATGCGAGCGACCTTCCCCTGGCGGTGTGTCCCAAGGGCACCATTTTGAAGAATCCCAGTGAGTCAGACCTGGCACGCGCCCTTGGAATGGTGCGGAGGGACGGTCGAGATCGGACGTACGATGTCGCCATCGTGGGGGCCGGCCCCGCGGGTCTTGCCACCGCGGTCTATGCGGCGTCCGAGGGGCTTTCGATCGTGGTCTTCGACGCACACGCGTTCGGAGGACAGGCCGGCGCGAGCGCGCGGATCGAGAACTACCTCGGATTCCCAACCGGCATATCTGGCCGCGACCTCACCGGGCGTGCCTATGTGCAGGCGCAGAAATTCGGCGCAGAAATGGCGATTCCGTCCGGCATCGCGCGCCTGGACTGCGGTCAAAATCCGCTGATGCTGGAACTCGCTGACGGAGATCGCACCAAGGTTTCGTCCGTTGTCATTGCGTCCGGCGCACGCTACCGTCGGCTTGACGTCCCCAATCTTAGCGAGTTCGAAGGGCGAGGCGTGTGGTATTGGGCCTCGCCCATCGAGGCGCGGCTTTGCCAGCGCGAGGAAATCGTCCTTGTCGGAGGCGGCAACTCCGCGGGACAGGCTGCCGTGTTCTTGCGAGACTACGCCGCCAAGATCTGGCTGGTCGTGCGTGGGCCAAGCCTGTCCGAAAGCATGTCACAATATCTCATTGACCGGATCTATGCGACCAGCACCATCGAAGTGGTGACCAATACGGAGGTGGTTGCGCTGTCCGGCTCACCGCAAGGACAGCTTCAGCGCATCCGGTGGCGCAACCGGGTTTCAGGCGAGGAAACGGACAGGTCGACTCGGCATCTGTTTTTGTTCATCGGAGCCGAGCCGGAGTCTGGGTGGCTGCACGGCTGCGTTTCTCTCGACGCCAAAGGCTTCGTGCAGACGGGTGCGAGCGTGCCGCAGGCGACACGCTCCGCCATCGACGGGGCAGAACCGCTGTCACTGCAATCCAGCATCCCTGGCGTCTTTGCGGTCGGGGACGTGCGCTCCGGTTCCGTCAAACGCGTCGGCGCTGCGATCGGCGAAGGAGCCGAAGTGGTGGCCCAGCTACATACTTATCTCGCCAGCATAGCAAAGGGCGCCGCCGTTCACGCCCCGTCCGCCACCGAGCTTCCGCCTGTCTCTTCGCCTTCAACAAGGTGA
- a CDS encoding DUF983 domain-containing protein produces MTEYNETTNPILTGFKGQCPRCQQGHLFAGYLKLAPSCDVCGLDFSFADPADGPAFFSMSIVAFPALAFALWLQLRFEPPFWIHILTSLPLTIGACIVLLRPLKGWLVCSQYFHKAAEGSIDRDWHAAEAERQKLEPHE; encoded by the coding sequence ATGACTGAATATAACGAAACCACGAATCCGATCCTAACCGGTTTCAAGGGTCAGTGCCCCCGATGTCAGCAGGGACACTTGTTCGCAGGCTACCTGAAACTTGCTCCAAGTTGTGATGTCTGTGGACTCGATTTTTCTTTCGCCGATCCCGCTGACGGGCCTGCATTCTTCTCAATGTCGATTGTTGCGTTCCCAGCCCTTGCGTTTGCTCTTTGGTTGCAGTTGCGGTTTGAGCCACCTTTCTGGATTCACATTCTCACAAGCCTGCCTCTGACCATCGGGGCATGCATAGTGTTGCTCCGACCTCTTAAAGGATGGCTCGTCTGTTCTCAGTATTTCCATAAGGCAGCGGAAGGTTCGATCGATCGAGATTGGCATGCCGCTGAAGCCGAGCGCCAAAAGCTAGAACCGCATGAATAA